One part of the Streptomyces nigra genome encodes these proteins:
- a CDS encoding nuclear transport factor 2 family protein, translating into MHPHIHTPDPPTLAALHAVERRRQRALVDADLATLDEIFDDTLVHTHAHGITHTKAQLLAHTADRRPYLGISRGELLVRLVGDVAVVTGPLTNRLRTPDGGERTLTGVATQILHRRDGDDWRFISFQMTPCTEQK; encoded by the coding sequence GTGCACCCCCACATCCACACGCCCGACCCACCGACCCTGGCGGCCCTGCATGCCGTCGAGCGCCGCAGGCAGCGCGCTCTCGTCGACGCCGATCTGGCCACGCTGGACGAGATCTTCGACGACACCCTCGTGCACACGCACGCGCACGGCATCACGCACACCAAGGCGCAGCTTCTCGCGCACACGGCCGACCGGCGCCCCTACCTCGGGATCAGCCGGGGCGAGCTGCTCGTCCGGCTGGTCGGTGATGTGGCGGTCGTGACCGGACCGCTGACCAACCGGCTGCGCACACCGGACGGCGGCGAGCGCACGCTCACGGGCGTCGCGACCCAGATCCTGCATCGCCGCGACGGTGACGACTGGCGGTTCATCAGCTTCCAGATGACCCCCTGCACCGAGCAGAAGTGA
- a CDS encoding response regulator transcription factor — translation MLRVDALISSPVYLVGLIQILSSEGIRIVSTRRSSTEQISWLADAALIDEDALDGADGLDDIAEAARTTAVLVLLNSWSLPAEEYLRAGAIGVIHKSQSGESLVSALRTVTAGDQVLPEGHAANCPSERPDPLTLNLSAREEQVLGQISRGLTHGQIATRLGISPHTVDTYVKRIRAKLGVGNKAELTRVALLSQLARPVA, via the coding sequence TTGCTTCGCGTTGACGCGCTGATCAGCAGCCCGGTCTATCTCGTCGGCCTCATCCAGATCCTTTCCAGCGAGGGAATCAGAATCGTCTCCACCCGCAGGTCCTCGACCGAGCAGATCTCCTGGCTCGCCGACGCGGCCTTAATCGACGAGGACGCCCTCGACGGGGCCGACGGGCTGGACGACATCGCCGAAGCCGCGCGCACGACCGCTGTTCTCGTCCTCCTCAACAGCTGGTCCCTGCCGGCGGAGGAGTACCTGCGGGCGGGAGCCATCGGCGTGATCCACAAGAGTCAGTCGGGCGAGAGCCTGGTGTCCGCCCTGCGTACGGTGACCGCGGGTGATCAGGTGCTGCCCGAGGGGCACGCCGCGAACTGCCCGTCCGAGCGCCCCGACCCGCTCACTCTGAACCTGTCGGCCCGTGAGGAGCAGGTGCTCGGCCAGATCTCCCGGGGTCTGACCCACGGCCAGATCGCGACCAGGCTCGGCATCAGCCCGCACACCGTCGACACATACGTCAAACGTATCCGCGCCAAGCTCGGCGTCGGCAACAAGGCCGAGCTCACCCGCGTCGCGCTGCTCAGTCAGCTGGCGAGGCCGGTCGCCTGA
- a CDS encoding VOC family protein, whose amino-acid sequence MEFRRRTIVFETADLDAESAFWAGLLEGTVEAKDTWHNIWVDGDWHLAVQFAPHHVPPVWPDDASSQQVHLDFYLDDLEAAHAKVLELGGKLVKSADDPDARTGFRVYTDPAGHPFCLAWP is encoded by the coding sequence GTGGAATTCAGACGTCGAACCATCGTTTTCGAGACGGCGGATCTTGACGCAGAAAGCGCTTTTTGGGCGGGACTTCTCGAGGGCACGGTCGAGGCGAAGGACACCTGGCACAATATCTGGGTCGACGGTGACTGGCATTTGGCCGTTCAATTCGCGCCACATCACGTGCCGCCGGTGTGGCCGGATGACGCCTCTTCGCAACAGGTCCATCTCGACTTCTATCTGGACGATCTTGAAGCAGCCCACGCCAAGGTGCTCGAACTGGGCGGAAAACTGGTGAAGTCGGCCGACGATCCCGACGCCCGCACGGGGTTCCGGGTCTACACCGATCCGGCCGGCCACCCCTTCTGCCTCGCCTGGCCGTAG